A genomic segment from Clostridia bacterium encodes:
- a CDS encoding bacterial Ig-like domain-containing protein → MKRIMYLVLSAAMVFSMLAGASINVGATGKAIEIWSIEDLYDIRYAPDKDYIMMADIDMEKDKNSGYMGTDGIWPTIESFSGCFDGNGHTISYLNANLFTTNSGEIKDLTLYGSQEPLLTTNEGVLDGVTVNRASCINMLAQYNTGSVLNCKVCDSHFSYLGKVAHAYTLANSSGMVSNNSGLMVNCGIINCSWLFAYDYYYYGRHPNDEVCYSPCKKGNQVYNAVFICSAICSKNTGTIKNSFCIASEDVNKEWTYYYNDKGNIKESIFFCKYQDGQIENCYANTDLCYYSKTQKTGSVNCFYTTSGTLTCADDPQLTNCYVNTGSISLELMKRESTFSGFDFENTWIIDKNVEYPYPQLRSNRQDAAKTIESISFKTKPSHTTYTVEESILADGELTVNYIDNTSETVPITAAMLSGYDMSVIGEQSVTVTYRDKSLTYTITVKPPHAVTGVTLISGPNKTEFIKGAALDYTGAVVRVQYADGTFEDINLTPDNTTGGSTEATGFYNVTYTNGDYKVTFRINVKEKAAGDDGAPAPVTITDIRCTNGAVSLSWKTVPGADGYRLYRKTGSGKWTTIVSSTTATSYTDTTVTEGKTYTYTLRSVKDGAWSTGYNDTAKSIKVEAAAPEPVTITDIRCANGAVSLAWNTVPGADGYRLYRKTGSGKWTTIVSSTTATSYTDTTVTEGKTYTYTLRSVKGGIWSTGYNDTSKSVKVEPAAPEPVTITDIRCANGAVSLAWNAVPGADGYRIYRKTGSGKWTTIVSLTTATSYTDTTVTEGKTYTYTLRSVKGGGWSTGYNDTAKSIKVEATVPEPVTITDIRSANGAVTLSWKAVPGADGYRIYRKTGSGKWTTIVSLTTATSYTDTAVTAGKTYKYTLRSVKDGLWSTGYNDTAKSIMAK, encoded by the coding sequence ATGAAACGAATAATGTATCTTGTTCTTTCGGCGGCTATGGTTTTTTCTATGCTTGCGGGAGCAAGCATAAATGTCGGAGCCACGGGAAAGGCCATAGAGATTTGGAGCATTGAGGATTTGTACGATATTCGATACGCTCCGGATAAAGACTATATCATGATGGCGGATATTGATATGGAAAAGGATAAAAACTCCGGCTATATGGGAACGGACGGGATTTGGCCTACGATAGAGTCGTTTTCAGGCTGTTTCGACGGAAACGGACATACTATCTCCTATCTGAACGCCAATCTCTTTACGACGAACAGCGGCGAGATAAAGGATTTGACTCTTTATGGGTCACAAGAACCCTTGCTTACAACAAATGAGGGAGTTCTTGACGGTGTGACTGTAAACAGAGCCTCGTGTATAAACATGCTCGCACAGTACAATACAGGAAGCGTTTTAAACTGTAAGGTCTGTGATTCGCATTTTAGTTATTTGGGTAAGGTTGCTCATGCCTACACATTGGCTAACTCAAGCGGTATGGTTTCGAATAACAGCGGTTTAATGGTGAATTGCGGTATTATCAACTGTTCATGGCTTTTTGCTTATGATTACTACTACTATGGTAGGCATCCAAACGATGAGGTGTGTTACTCTCCTTGCAAGAAAGGTAACCAGGTCTACAATGCGGTTTTTATATGCAGTGCTATTTGCAGCAAAAATACCGGGACAATAAAAAATTCATTTTGTATAGCCAGTGAAGATGTCAACAAGGAATGGACATATTATTATAACGATAAAGGCAATATAAAAGAAAGCATTTTTTTCTGCAAATATCAAGACGGTCAAATAGAGAACTGCTATGCCAATACAGACTTATGCTATTATTCTAAAACCCAAAAAACTGGTTCTGTAAATTGCTTTTATACTACCTCAGGCACATTGACATGCGCAGACGATCCGCAGTTAACAAACTGCTACGTTAATACGGGGAGCATATCATTAGAGCTTATGAAGCGCGAGAGCACTTTTTCGGGCTTCGATTTTGAAAACACATGGATAATTGATAAAAACGTAGAATATCCTTATCCGCAGCTTCGTTCCAACAGGCAGGATGCGGCAAAGACGATTGAGAGCATCTCATTCAAAACCAAGCCGTCCCATACTACGTATACGGTGGAAGAGAGTATCTTGGCAGACGGGGAACTTACGGTAAACTATATTGACAACACTTCCGAAACCGTGCCGATCACAGCCGCCATGCTATCCGGATATGACATGAGCGTTATAGGCGAACAGAGCGTGACCGTTACGTATCGTGACAAGTCGCTGACGTATACGATCACCGTAAAGCCACCGCACGCGGTTACCGGCGTTACTTTGATCTCCGGCCCGAATAAAACAGAATTTATAAAAGGCGCGGCGCTTGATTATACGGGAGCCGTAGTCCGTGTTCAGTATGCCGATGGAACATTTGAGGATATAAATCTTACTCCGGACAACACAACAGGCGGCAGCACGGAAGCGACCGGTTTTTACAACGTGACCTATACAAACGGAGATTATAAGGTGACGTTTCGCATCAACGTAAAAGAAAAAGCCGCCGGAGACGACGGAGCGCCCGCCCCTGTGACGATAACGGATATACGCTGCACGAACGGAGCCGTTTCTCTCTCGTGGAAAACTGTGCCCGGCGCAGACGGTTACAGATTATACCGTAAGACCGGCAGCGGCAAGTGGACGACTATAGTTTCGTCAACAACGGCAACGTCGTACACGGATACGACAGTGACCGAGGGCAAAACGTACACGTATACACTGCGCTCCGTTAAAGACGGCGCATGGAGCACGGGATATAACGATACGGCGAAGTCGATAAAGGTAGAGGCAGCGGCGCCCGAGCCTGTGACAATAACGGATATACGCTGTGCGAACGGCGCCGTTAGCCTCGCATGGAACACGGTACCCGGCGCAGACGGCTACAGATTATACCGTAAGACCGGGAGCGGCAAGTGGACAACTATAGTTTCGTCAACAACGGCAACGTCGTACACGGATACGACAGTGACCGAGGGTAAGACGTACACGTATACACTGCGCTCCGTTAAAGGCGGCATATGGAGCACGGGATACAACGACACATCGAAGTCGGTAAAGGTAGAGCCGGCCGCGCCCGAGCCTGTGACGATAACGGATATACGCTGTGCGAACGGCGCCGTTTCTCTCGCATGGAACGCGGTCCCCGGTGCAGACGGCTACAGAATATACCGTAAGACCGGGAGCGGCAAGTGGACGACTATAGTTTCGTTAACAACGGCAACGTCGTACACGGATACGACCGTGACCGAGGGCAAGACATATACATATACTCTTCGCTCCGTTAAAGGCGGCGGATGGAGCACGGGATACAATGACACAGCGAAGTCGATAAAGGTAGAGGCAACTGTGCCCGAACCGGTGACAATAACGGATATACGTAGCGCGAACGGCGCCGTTACCCTTTCGTGGAAAGCTGTCCCCGGAGCAGACGGATACAGAATATATCGTAAGACCGGCAGCGGCAAATGGACGACTATAGTTTCGTTAACAACGGCAACATCGTACACGGATACGGCAGTGACCGCGGGCAAGACATACAAGTATACACTGCGCTCCGTTAAAGACGGCTTATGGAGCACGGGATATAACGACACAGCTAAGTCGATAATGGCTAAGTAG